Proteins encoded in a region of the Melospiza georgiana isolate bMelGeo1 chromosome 2, bMelGeo1.pri, whole genome shotgun sequence genome:
- the LOC131080460 gene encoding suppressor of tumorigenicity 14 protein-like: MKMLKYFHMAMWRWCGPGAWTPLVVCLTSSSNVMLLTFSLDQRGESNILKAHFQAVPKIICGGQYISWNGTLTSPYYPSYYPPNIDCTWIIKVPAMGWKYCQLPEV; encoded by the exons ATGAAGATGCTGAAATATTTCCATATGGCAATGTGGAG ATGGTGTGGGCCTGGGGCCTGGACTCCTTTGGTTGTGTGTTTAACTTCATCAAGTAATGTGATGTTGCTTACCTTCTCACTGGACCAAAGAGGAGAAAGCAACATATTAAAAGCTCACTTTCAAGCTGTTCCTAAAATCA TATGTGGTGGTCAATATATTTCCTGGAATGGGACACTGACTTCTCCTTATTATCCAAGTTACTACCCACCAAACATTGACTGCACCTGGATCATCAAG GTGCCAGCTATGGGATGGAAATATTGCCAACTTCCAGAAGTTTGA